The Alosa sapidissima isolate fAloSap1 chromosome 8, fAloSap1.pri, whole genome shotgun sequence genome segment accctaatcctaaccttaacttgtcatgacaaaaaccgaatgacagaAGCATTGTGTCATAAACGTTCATAAACGTTTAGACATATTCATGACAGTATCACTGTAGGTATACAATGGCTCTGCTATATAAGGCTCTGGCACTGAGTAATGTTATATCAGTGCAACAACATAATTAAACTGTATGTTATACTGTCGGTCAAATGCAAAGAGTGACACAGTATGTGGTTAATTTCACTGTGTGCTCCCAAGTGGATGTTACATATTGGTGTTGGTTAGCGAAATTCCCCATtcactgtaaagcactttgggtgccTTGATAAAGCACTAGATAAATGTATTATAGTGATGGTGTTGTAATCAGCTTAAATATAGGTTAGCACAGATTTCTATGCCAATCTTCGTTCTGGGAAATATGGTGGTTTCTCAGTTTTTATAGAGAGCCCTACCTATCTTATCTAATGGTTAATAAATATCCTGAATCCTCAGTAAACATCATTATAACATTACAAGCAATAATCAAATGTGTCTGCGGCATTATTGTTGACAGAGATCACATTACCTACATGTTACATAAAGGGTTTCTGAAATTATGTAGTGGTATTTGATAATTTGACCCTGTTTTTGAAATCTTCTCCAAACAATTAAGTATGTAATTAAGTTCTAGACGTGGTTGTGCACCTCTCTGATTGGGTGCTATTGGCCAGGCTCAGACTTTATAATGAGATCTTTTCTGTTCCAAAAGCAAAACGGAAGAAGCCTGCTTTTTCAAAGACAAACCAAACCATAGAAACTCCATAATCAAATCAAACCGTGGGAACTCCATTTCAACCCTAAATCGTGCTTTGTTTTAGAGAATTGAGAATGAACAACCATCAGTGAGTTTGACTGTCAGTTACTAAAAAATGGCATATTTTTGTGTATACACATATGAATGTGTATTCATCTTCATCCTATAACCAATATAGCCTTGTATTTATTCATCATATTTATATAGGTTCAAAGTAGAGATGAAGGCAATCACCTTGTTGTTAGGAAGTCTTTGTGTTTGCCTTGCAGCACCAGTAAGTTttcatccagtatttatttatatttaatttctaTAACCCTGTATGTTTCCTTTGCTCGAAGAATTTTTTGATCCATTTGTTCTATTTTGTTACAGGTTGAAGAACATCATGAGAGAGTGGCCAGATCAGCATTGAGTGGCAGTGAGGAAACGGTGAGTCAGCACTTTTCAGTTAGGATGCAACTCGAGAATTCCTCCCAATAATACAAACAAGTTTATGTTGCCCTCTAATCATCAGTGTATATTGTCAAGATTCTACCCATATCCTCAAATGTCCATATCCCTATAGGGCCTGCGGACCTTGCTGACCGAAGTGAGAGATACCCTTGCCAACCGTAACCAAAACCCAATAGCCCCGCAGCAGCCCGCTCCAGGTATTACCATTCAGGAACCCCCTCCTCCCATGAACGACCCACAGGCCAATCCTGCAGCAGGCCCGGCCACCATTAACCTGGTCATCTCTACCCAGCCACAGCAGCCAGAGCCACTGCCACAGCCGGACATCCTACAGAGACCGCAACAGGACCAACCAATTACCCAGCTGTTTCAGGCCACGAGCGATCCCAACACCTTGGTTGTTGGACCATGTGGACAAAATCAGCCAAATGCCCAGGCTACGCCATGCTATCTTCCCTATGGTCTGCAGCAACCAGGACTTGGACCATATTCCCAGTACTATCCTTATCCTACATACCCCTCTTCTCCATTCGGCTCTTTCATGAATCCTTTAAATTCCCCAACTTTCCTCAACACTGGAGGAGCTGGGTACAATTATGGTGTTTCTCCCATAAATCCACAGGTTAACCCCTACAACCCCTATAGCCAATTTAAACCCTATGCTGGGTATAATCAGGGCATGACCCCAAATCTGAGCATAACCCCCCCGATCATTTTTAGAGAGGGTCCAGCAAGAGCCCAATAACAGCAAGCAATGTGGAGAGATCTTAGAGGGTGTTGTATTATTTTAGTCCATCATCTTGCATGTTATGATAGTTATACATAGGTCTAGCCAAGGCTATGGCTTGTAATGTTTGGTTACTATTGAATGCACATTAAAATTACAGCTCTACTCCAAATGGTGTGAAAGTATTGATTTCTGCTTGAGCTATTTCAGTTTGACTTAACtgcatatttttaaaaacacaacatcatGTTTGCAGATAGTGTATATTAAGTAGGCTGCATATTGCCTATGTGTCAATAATATTCCGGTTATAAAATGAATAGATGAGGCATTTAGTTAACCGTCTACATAGACCTCTGCAGGTATAGgcttgtctacacacacacaccttgataCCGTCAAACTTAGAGCCTCGAGAGATTTTACCCAATGTCCATATGCAGTATGATTTCAGCGACAATAGGCTACATTAGCGACAAAGATGAGACATAGTCAAATTAAAAGTCCATGTCGCATTAATTTAAAGTAAACGGTTCACACAGTTTAAAAATGCATTTACGTAAATACCTAATAAAAGAACGATACAATTAACTCGACACACGCAGATTTAATTAGCACATATGTAACCTGTAGACGACTGTCATTCCAGGCCACTATAGGTTTGGCGAGGGGAAGTGAACTCACTTTAGGGCTAACTAGTTGACTCTTATTTCAAATTGGACCAAACAACGGTCTGAGCGTCTGAGCAATGTCTATCACGACAAAAATGCTCAGTTTTAACTATTTGTAACTGACTGTTTCACTGTTTTGGCTGCAATGCCCTCAAAATGAAAGTCGCGCCTCATAAGTTTACTTTGTGGAAGTTTTGTGTAGTTCTTGTAATGAGTCAGGATGTTCTGTGTAAATATGTTAACATAGCTGTGGATGTCCAAACACCGCTGAggaatttaaaacatttttggaGGAGCACCGGGTACTGGTAAGCTGAAGGGCTTTTCTATCTGTAGTGTTCTAACACTACACTGTTATGCTTATGACTACAGAGATGATCAGGATGGTGCCAGCACAGAGACAGCAACATCAGGCACACGAGGTTACAATTTATCTTGAAAGATGACAGAACAGATATAACATCGTATGTAGGTATTACAATGTTTTTCATTTCACGATATTATGAGAACTCCTAGGCCTAAATAGCACAACCAGTATAGGCTACTCAGAAGTGTGAAAGTGCAAACAATCTTGTCTGCATTTCAGGCAGTATATTTTCTCACTCTTGAAATTGTTCAGGTATTCTTAACTTCTACTTTACCTTTTCCACACACCCTTCACTCTTAGCCCACCTTTTCCTCATACCGAGGCAGATGTGTATGACCTGAGCAGGGATGAGGAGTTGAATTTGGCCTATGTTGGCTCAGTTCCCCACAGTGGAATTCAGCAGGTGCGGATCCACTGGCTCCTGGAGCTTGTTACAGCACAGTGAGTGTCAGGGGTGTGGATAGAATAATTTCTTATCTGAACTTTTCTTGATGAAACGTTATTGTC includes the following:
- the si:ch211-155m12.1 gene encoding protein HAIKU1 isoform X1 produces the protein MLGFYCRFKVEMKAITLLLGSLCVCLAAPVEEHHERVARSALSGSEETGLRTLLTEVRDTLANRNQNPIAPQQPAPGITIQEPPPPMNDPQANPAAGPATINLVISTQPQQPEPLPQPDILQRPQQDQPITQLFQATSDPNTLVVGPCGQNQPNAQATPCYLPYGLQQPGLGPYSQYYPYPTYPSSPFGSFMNPLNSPTFLNTGGAGYNYGVSPINPQVNPYNPYSQFKPYAGYNQGMTPNLSITPPIIFREGPARAQ
- the si:ch211-155m12.1 gene encoding protein HAIKU1 isoform X2 — encoded protein: MKAITLLLGSLCVCLAAPVEEHHERVARSALSGSEETGLRTLLTEVRDTLANRNQNPIAPQQPAPGITIQEPPPPMNDPQANPAAGPATINLVISTQPQQPEPLPQPDILQRPQQDQPITQLFQATSDPNTLVVGPCGQNQPNAQATPCYLPYGLQQPGLGPYSQYYPYPTYPSSPFGSFMNPLNSPTFLNTGGAGYNYGVSPINPQVNPYNPYSQFKPYAGYNQGMTPNLSITPPIIFREGPARAQ